AGTGCCCAGTATGGAGAACATGAtctatgaatatttgttgaacgaaTGGACTAAATTAAGGAGGTCTGAATTTTAGTTCCAGTTCTGCCTCTAGCTAGCaatgtgactttaggcaagtcacttgacctctctgacaCACAGTTTCCTCattggggaaagaagaaaacttagaCTACATGATCTCTAAAATCGCTTCTCACTTTGACCTTGATGTCTAAGCTGATTAGTAGGTACACAGTAGCTCACAGTTAATATTGGAGTGAATCCCGTACAAAAAAAATAAGTTGGCATTTATCACAATCCGTAATAGCAAATATATGGgcatcttccttcttttctcccaacAAATTGAGCCATGGGAATTCTTGCCAGTTTTGGTTCTGGGTCTTTCCTGGGTGTGGAGTAGTATGACCCCAGCTCAGGACTGTGGATTTAGCTGAGCTCTCCCGTATAGTTACTGTGACATGTCTGACCTCTAGGTCTTAGCGCCTCCCACCTCACCTCTTCAGTAGTGAGAAAACCTCTTCCCTTGCTGGGATCATATGGAAAAAGGATCAGAAACTCACGAGCTTTGTTCAAATAAAGATTTCATTCCCTTACCTTCCAAGAGCTGTCAGAGGCCCTTATCAGAGTGGAGAGTAGGTCTTGGAGAATCACCATTTTCTGTTTTAGAACAAGCTCCCTTTGTAAGGCCTCCTGAGGGGCAAAACACAAGAAGGGACATTaacctggaggaggagggagcaggtgggcAAAGAGCTGAGGGGAGAGCTCACAGGTTACTTACTTTGAGGTACTCAGAAAGCTGGATGATTtcctagagagaaagaaaaagggtatTCTAGAAGATTCTATGTCCTCTGAAATCCTGGAACACAGAACCAGAGCCAGGACTGACTTGTGTCAAGTAAATGTTGTTCCTTGCTCAGACAGAGTCCCTCCAGGTCCCCATGTCTGTGCTTGTCCAGGAAGAAGGTGCCCCTTCATCCTAGCTGTGTTTGCCATGGAATTCCAGAATGTCAGATCTTGGAGGAGCTGAGATACCCTCTGAGTCAACCCTTCAAAGTGAGGATTTTCTTACCTTATCCAGAACTGCAACTCCGTAactgagaagagaagaaatgaaaacagaaatgacaaTGGATCGGAGAAACAAGCATATGGGGAGAAGTGGGTAGATTCCTTCTCCAGTCTCTTCCCCTCTACCAACAGGGCGGGGCAGTTAAGGAGGACATGGAAGGTCACTGTGCTCCTTCTCCACCCGGGGGAGTGGGTGGCGGTGGTGGTGAGGGTTTCCGCAAAGCGTAGATGAGAGGAATGGGTGGTGTGTAAGGAAGCTGGGGGCAGGAATGGAGAAGGTACTCACTTGGTTTGCTGACTGGCATCATTCTTAATTGTTGGCTGGGCTGCTTCGGCCTTTGTCTGAGTGCCTGAGCAATAGAAGATAAGGCGATTCAGAACCatggaggaggaagtgggaaggGACAGCGGCTGTCCATTGTCAGCAAGCTGAGCCTGCTGTGGCAAGATTCTCTGCAGGCCCCAGTGAGTGAGGGAGGCTCTGCTCTTACCGCGATGGTGCTGGGGTGGTTTTTTGGTGGGAGAGTCCTTCGGTGAAAAGTCCCTGGCCTGGGAGGGGCGGTCAGGTAGATCCCTCCAGGTGCCTGAGGGAGGGTGACGCTGGGTGTGAAAAATCTCAGAGCTGGTGTCTGACACCTGGAAAACAAGTGGGGGATGCTGAAAGCTTAGAGCCTCTTAGAGCATGATTCTCCAGCTAACTGCAAAAAGATGAACCCATGATCAATTTCCAGTCCAGAACACCAAAGCAACCCATTCAAACCTTGAAAACTACTAAGTtgtccctgctcctgccctctctcaTCCTGGCTGGTGGGAACTGTCCTTCCCAGGCCAGGCAAAGAGGGAGCAGGGCTTGACTCTCCTTACTTTCTTTGGAACCCCTGTCTACTTTGTTTGATTTTGGCCACTTACACTGCCCACGGTGATGTGGAGAGAGAACTGGTCTGAGAGTGAGGGCGTCTGGGGTCAGACCCTGCCCTTTCTATGAGATCTCAGTCTTCTGTCCGTGTAATGAATCTACATGACGTAGGCGGTCTCTGAGGCCCCTTCCATATTCAAGAGGTGGCTTCCTGCCACTCAGGGATGGCTGGAATACTGCTGAGGTttttgggaagagcagagatgTGTAGGGAGGGGTATAGTAGCAGTTGTCACCATCTAGTCcactctttttaaagatcttctaTATGCACACTCAAAAATTCTATGGTTGTAACACCACCAAAAGGCTAAGGAATGCCTGTGGTAGCCAGTCATGCAGATTGACTCGACCGCAGTAAAACTTCAGTAACTGATAGGCTTAGGTGAAATTCTTTACTTACgtatgttttgttctttctcgtcttaaaaaaaaaaaattttttttaaacaaaaagcaagcaaaaaaagaacagaaacctcCTTGCTGTAGAAACTACACAGTTGGTTTTATTTCATAATCAGACTCAAGGATCGTTTTTCTGAACAGGGCCTTCTGTTGTGGATGATAGATCCATTAGTTAAGAAACCCTGACTGAACTTCTAGTCTGGGCATGGAACTAGGCCAGGTACTTCCAGGGAATACGGCAGACCCGTCCCCGCTGTCAACAGGCACACAACACGGATCGAGGACACAGATGGCTGGCTGGCTTAGATTGCCTCAGCAGACCCTGATTTCTGCCAGCACTGCTCCTTCCCAGGCCAGAACGATGGGTTCTCGAAGTATTATTACACAATCTTAGAGGATTTATAACCTCCTAAGGACCACAGAGAGCAGAAGAGGCCTGAGGAAGCCAGGGAAAACTTACTGGACCAGATGAAGCTTTCGTTGAATGAATTTAGTAAAATGGAATGGTCCAAGTGGGTGCAACAGCCTCACAGAACAAGAGaggacaggggtgtgtgtgtgtgggtgtgtgtgtgtgcatgttcctGAGAGGGGGCATGAAGAAGATGGGCCTGTCTacctggcatacagtaagcactCTGTAAATATGTGTTGAACGATATATGTATAGACCGCCTAAATCTGAACAGATAACTCGGAGTTAGCAATGGCgttgcttacatttttttttcttctttaaggaagaaaaagaggcaagtacaaaacaaaacaaaacaaaaaaacccagctgaacaaacaaacaaaaacccaaacaacgaAAGTCCCTGAATAAGTCTaagaggctcagggaggtgacTTTATCACTGAGGAAGCAGGAACTtaatttaaatttgcttttcagtGAGTCTGAACCCACCCACGTGCCATAGTACCCTTGCCCCTGTCCAGAGCAAGGTGTCCCCTGACATGACCCACCTGCTGCCGGGGGCAAGAGATCCTGTGGGCACAAGACAAGGGTTCTTTGAGGTCAGTTGGCTGGCCTGGCCTCCTGGAGGGACCTCGCTCCTTGGCCCTGGGGCTCTGGGCCTTgcctttctcctccacctccaaGTTCCTCCTCCTGAAGAACTCCTGTTGTCGTGCTCTCTGGAGCTGCTCTCTTTGCTGGAGCCTCCGTGCCTTCCCCACCTGGCGGCAAGTGGTCACATTGGGGCGGCAGCGGCGGCTCTCACGGGTCTCCTGCCGGCGCTCACACTTGGCCTCGTAGCTCTCAGCCCAGCGGGCCAAGCGAGGGGAAGGCCTGGGGTCCGGGCTGATCATGATGACCTCCTGAGCACCTGTTGTGCTTGGCTTCCAGTTCCTGGAATAGCTGCCTGGGTCTGCCAAATGccaagagggaggagaaggggaggggtcAGGAGATGGGCAGAAAAATGACTGTCTCCCTGGACCAGGGGCAGAAATAGCATAGCCTCCCCCTGCATGTGGGTTGAAAACTGACAAGGCGATGGTGTTGAACTGGGAGTCAGGACTCCTGGGTCCAGGCTGTACCTGGCACCTGTAacttttgctttcctctctcctatGTTTCCCCCTCTGCAAAGCAAAAAGATCTCTCTGGCTACCACTTCTTCCTTGACCTTCCTTGACCTCACCCTGCCCCTGAGTCAGGGGAGTCTGAGAAATAATTGATGAAAATTGACATGGCAAGTTGATGAAATTTGGATGGTAGATAGGGATGTGTTCATTTTCCAGAGATTTCTAGAGAACCAGGTAAACTGGCTTCCTATTCTCCAATCTAGAAGGAAAGCCAGCATCTTTATGCTCTCTTGGCCCAAGCTGATGCTAAAATAGATGAGTGACTCTTCTGAAGGCCTGGAGAGATAACCAGGCCCCCCAAATTGGGGCCTGTCCTGTGACCCACTGCTATCTTCTTAACCCTTAATAGCTAGCTTCTGAGTCCAGTTTTGGGTGTGGTTTAGCAGGGAAACCTCACACTAACTCCTCTACTCATGGAGTCCTGACATTGGTCCGTTGGTACCCACTCCTGGCCCAGGACTGGGCTCTGACCTGGAGCACATCAACTCAAACCAGTATTGGCTGAGTACCTGCCAACTGCCCAGCATTGACCAAAACATTTCAGAGCTTCCAGCTCAGTAACTCTCCAAGCTGAAGTTTCCATGTTTTAGAATCTCCTCCCTGTTAGGGCTAAGTATGCTGCTAGGTCTGCTCTCCTTAGCCCAAACAGAGATCGTGCCATCAACACCAGCAACCATGGAAATGATACCTCAATAAGGCTATTATAAACGGAAATGAAACAACTGAAAACAGTCACCCCAAGACCCCAGGGAACCAGGCTTGATGCAGAAGCCATACTTGctgcctcttctttcttctctgtgctcttctccctctttcccactcTCTGTCACCTACCTTCTGcacatttgtttcttctcctaGAACCCTCTGGTAGCTTGGCTGAGTTGGGGCTGGAGCTGGCTGAGCCAGATTCTGAGCACAGGAAATTCGGTGCCCTGCTTCCGCTGATCACTGGAGTCAAGCCCAGTGGATGATGAAGGAAGAGGGACTCTCCCTTccagcttctgcttctcctctctgtcccaCAATGTCATCACCCACCACCCGGGGAACCCAGTTCCTGGATAGGTCAGAGAGGGCATCTCAGCTTCACTGGTCAGCAGGCAATCTCCAGCTCTGACCCCTTGAGTTTATTTATAAGCCAAACAGACTCAACAGGTAGCAGCCTCTCTGCCCTTTCATTGGAACTTTGCTACCCATCTGGCTCAGTCCAGAATTCTCTGCAGgattcttactctctctctgatCATACCACTCATGCTCTGGGGTGAGGGCGGTCTCACTCCAGGAGAAGGTCTTATAAGGTCAAGCCAGGCATTCTCCCAAATGCCTGACTCTTGAGGCTTGGAGGGGCATCACTCTGGCCTTGGGCCGTGCAGGCCCCAGGCAGATTGTGAAGTTGTCAGCACTTTCCTCTCATCCCATCCCTGGGGAGCTCTCCCCTTTCTTTAGGCTTTTCTCCTCATTCCTACCCTGTAGGGTTCCCAGACTTCCCACCTGCcacttctgttatttaaaaacagaacaggaTCCAAATGGTCCATTGGTATTGAGTTGTGAATGACTGAATGATTGTGTACAGGTGAGCTCCACATCCAGAATCTACCTTGTAGTAAGTAGCTTAAGCCATAGCCCCTGGCTATTCTGCCTTAGATGAGGGCAGCTGAGAGCCCTGGCTCCTGGCTGTGTGAGTTCATATCCTGGCTCTCCTGCTACCTCTGTGCTTTTGGACAGGCTATTAACCATCTCTTAGTCTtagttttttccatttataaaataggacCACAACCTCCCTTGTAAGCTTgtaagaattgaagaaaaaaaaaaatgcccatcgAGCATCCGGCACATAACACACAATAAACATTAGGTTTTTACAATTCTGAAGTAGGATTATTATTACCCCGGTCTTGCTGATCTTGGCTCTTAAAGACTTGGTGCTGTAAGACCGAGACCTCCAGCTAGACTCCAGGAGCAAGCATGCCTCacccctctgtcccccactctcTTCTCTTTGAAGGGGTGCTGTCTCCACATGGAGGGGATGTGGTCTCCGGTTGAAATCATATTTACGGCTCTGGTTCATCTGAGTGTGGGCCACAAGGAAAAGGGACTTCTCTGTGATCTGGGCACAGCTGCCATCTCAATTAGGTCCcgcagaaaagcaaagaagaggtGGGGTGAAGAATGCATGTCCAGCCCATCTGCTTCCCACCATTAAAACGTGGGCCACTGGGTCCTCTCCCTATTTGGCTCCAGGGAATCCGAGGGCTTTGCAGGGGAGGCAAAGCCAGTGATTATGGAGAATCCTCCTACCTCCCTGCCATGGGGAGGAAAGGGCTGCGGGGGAGGAGCTGGGGCCAGAGATGGGGTCTCTCCAGATTCTGCCAGGTCGCGGACACCAGTGCACCAGTCCGCGGACACGTGGGGTGGCCTGAGGGGCAGACCCCGGGGCCAGCTACCCAGGCAGGCAGAGACTCGCAGTACGAATGGCTCCTTACAGAACGGAGCATtcccagaccccccacccccaccccacccccataggATTAGATGCACACAGCTGAGTGGAATCCCATCCAGCCTTCCGGGATGTCTTGACCGTTCTGATTTGCTTAAACACAAGAAGCCGTGTGGGACGCCTGAGTGACAGGGATGGGCTGCGGATGAAAAGGGAACTGGTCCCTGTGTGGTTCAAAGAAAGGTCACTGGGCCGCTGCCCAGGCTTTCTGGCAGCATGACAGGGCCCATGTGGAGCTTGGAGAGGAGGTGATACAGGCTCAGGGTGTCCTGCCACGGGGAGAGGTCAGGGTACTGCCCTCACCTGACAGTGGTTTGTCGCCGCCTTTCCAAGTCTGCTCCTGCTTCCTGTCTGTGTGTGCAGTTAGGGGCTTCCCGCAGAGGTCTGGCCGCCCCGGGGCACAGCTCCCAGTGTGAGCTTAGGAGAGAAGGGCCTGCACAGAAGCCGCGGAAAGGCAGCGTGTTGTTTTGGGGACTCTTGCTTTGAAGACAACCATAAAAGGTCATTTACTTCATGCCCATCACTGGCAAGCTGGGACCCTAAGTCATTTGACTCACTCCTAATCCAATCTAACGGACAGAGCGGAGGAGCGTACAAAGCTGTATCCCTGGGCCAGGCCTGGTGTCTCCTGGAACCATCGCAGGACGCCTTCCTGCTTACCCCACTCCCAACACTCTTAAACCAACTCATCTGCTTCTGTGTCTCCCCCTTGAGCCTAGGGAAGCTTGGGTGACGGATCATTTTCCCCACCCCAGAGTCAGAGGTCCCCAACCTGGACACAAAAGCATCCTCCTTCTCAGTTACCTTGGGTCCCAGGCTCCAAACCAAACAACTCAGGAGAGCATTCCAGCGCCTGGGCAGATCGTGGCTCTGGTCTCAGATGGGGCAGGACAGCAGCTGAGTAAAGCGCAAGCTCTCAATCCATGGCCCCCTTAGCGTTTCCCTTGTTAGTACGGTCTTTCTTTTTGCACAGCAGCCTTTGCTGAAACAGGAAACAGACAAAGCCACAGTGCTTGCTCACCCCAGTTCCTCTCTCTTGCTCGTGGGCACAATCTGAGTGGGCCCCTGAGCTCTTGAGGCCTCTGGGGCTGGGCACAGGAGCTCCTCCCATCTTCGGACACCCCAGCCACCCTGTCTCTGGCTGGTGGATTGTTGTGAGCTCTCAGTTGGTTTCAAATCCAGATCCCATTCTAAAAAGTAGACAAAGATGGGACTCAGGGTCACATCCAAACCTTGCAGTTTCTATGAGGAGGAAAATACCTTTCTGACCTTGAAGAGATGTTCTCAGTATAGGTTTTCATGCATATCAGGTAGCTCTGTCtgtaaagattttctctttcccctggATTCCTCTTCCCAATCCTAAAGAGTTGGAAAGAGTTTCTGCTCTTCCAAAGTACCTGGTATCTTTCTCAGAATTCTGGAATGAGGCCAGCTCCAAATTTGCTCCTTTCTGAAGCAATGAGGGGGCGGGGGTATGAAAAGATAATGGGTGGGTGGCTCGGGCATGATAGGAGCAAAGCAGACGGAATCTCATAAAAAATCTCTTTCCAGTTGACTAGGAAATTTGGGGAAACACTAGAAAGAACTGATCTCTGtgcattaaaaagaaactattgcAAATGATATTGTCAGGAAATTCACAAGAAGTTGGGGATAAGAAGGTGGAGAGGCAACTGCATCAGGACAAGTTAACTAAGTAGCTTTGAAACCGAGCAGTAAGGAGTGGTCCACTCAATGCGGCTTCTGTGAATTCTAAGGCTTGACACATGTGAAGGATATAATGAGACTTTTAAATAGCTGCGAAAACACCTATTAACTTGTGGGGCCTATGTCACAATCTTCTCTGGTGCCTACTACTTCCCCCATTCTCTGAGGAGGAAAAGGATAAGGAGTGGCGGGGGGTGGAAAAAACCCAGAGCAAGATTCTCAAGCACTAGAGCTGAAGGTAAACAACATTCCTTCAGGAAGACAGACAAGGGCTCAAGATCCTGGGGCCCTGAATATGGGAATGAGAAAGAGTAGAGGAGAGAGAGGTTGGGGAGTCCAACATGGTAGGGATAAGAAATTTTTATTGGCACGGATGAGTGAGAGGGTGCCAGTAGTTCTTTACACTAGAGTATAAAGATTGTAACAGGAATTCCTATGTGCCAACAATTTGGACTCcgttaaaaatcagaaagaaatgtgTATAAAGCTCAAAATTCTTTTCAGGGTGCATCAATGGGATACCACACCTACGATCATGTCAACGGTTAGGATGATTACCTTTGTTTTCAGCCAAGAATCCTGACAGTCTAAACAACATTAACTCTACTCATGAACACTCTAATTCTGGAGATATTTGCTCCCTAGTAAAATTAGCTTATTTAATAGTCTTATCTTCTGTCTGAAACTGGCAATTTTCCTTCCTGGCTTAAACTGTCATTTCTTGCCACAGCCTTAGTTAAACTATCCCTGTTATTTCACAGATGGCTTCATCCTCCAGAGCCTTTTCTATACATTTTACACATTTCTATCCTTacctttcttaatttaaaaatttttaaagtaaactgtaTACCCaacatgaccttgagatcaagagtcgtatgctctactgactgagccagccaggtgcccttcctttctggtctattttaTGGTCAGAACAATCTGTTGTTCATAACAGAGGACATTTAAATTGATGTAGTAAAATTGAACCCAAACTGATCTCACCAAAGTACTGACAGCTTGCTGTCAGCCTGCTGTGTAAAGATCATTTTAGGAGCACACTTTGAAAACGAATAAGGCAGATTGTTGGAGAGATGAGTCAGAAAGCATTGAGATATTCTTTTTTCAGCtttgtaaaaattataatatgatACCATTaaaataacttgtattttttatttgtatttatttgttttttttttttttttttttacagtaggttctacacccagtgtggagcccaatgtggggcttgagctcacaaccctgagatcaagacctgagctgagatcaagagtcagatgcttaatcaacggagccacacaggtgccccttttttatttttatttatttattttttcaaatattttatttatttatttgacagacagagatcacaagtaggcacagaggcaggcagagagagagagaggagaaagcaggctccctgctgagcagaaagcccgatgtggggctcgatcccaggatcctgggatcatgacctgagccaaaggcatgaggctttaacccactgagccacccaggcgcccctatttttatttttttcttaaaagattttatttatttatttgacagagatcataagtaggcagagagggagNNNNNNNNNNNNNNNNNNNNNNNNNNNNNNNNNNNNNNNNNNNNNNNNNNNNNNNNNNNNNNNNNNNNNNNNNNNNNNNNNNNNNNNNNNNNNNNNNNNNcccaaagtggggctcgatcccaggatcctgggatcatgacctgagccaaaggcatgaggctttaacccactgagccacccaggcgcccctatttttatttttttcttaaaagattttatttatttatttgacagagatcataagtaggcagagagggaggcagagagagaggggaaagcaggctccccactgagcagagagcccgattattttcattttttaaataagttttaaagtagaaaaataaacaccTTAATCCTACTCCCTAAACACAACTTAGTTTCATATTTTTCACGTTCCCTTCTATTTTTTGTCTATATGCActtcttttttacatatttcaaGTGTAGTGAACCTAtaattatgtgtttgtttttccacttgctaccagaatttttttttcagatttttactttttctcatatttttacctTTTAGTGTTGGTTTCCTAATGTTGTTTCCTAATGTTAATGTACCCCAATCTGTTTGGTAATTTCCTTATTATTGAACAGTAGCTGTGTCTAGCTGACATTGCTCAGGATAATTATTAACCCCTGGTAAATACAATTTAATAGCCATAAGGAAAATGAGTCTGAGTTATCATAATTTTCTCTAATTGCAATCATTAATTCAGCACTGTGATAACTTTCAACCTTATAACAGGATTACTTTGTAACTTTGTAAATCACACGGGTCACAAGCTCCGAAGCACACATACTTCCCGAGCAGCAGCCgctgcggggcgggggtggggggtggggggtggggggtgggggggtgcggggcg
The window above is part of the Mustela nigripes isolate SB6536 chromosome 10, MUSNIG.SB6536, whole genome shotgun sequence genome. Proteins encoded here:
- the TRAF3IP3 gene encoding TRAF3-interacting JNK-activating modulator isoform X4 — protein: MISPDPRPSPRLARWAESYEAKCERRQETRESRRCRPNVTTCRQVGKARRLQQREQLQRARQQEFFRRRNLEVEEKGKAQSPRAKERGPSRRPGQPTDLKEPLSCAHRISCPRQQVSDTSSEIFHTQRHPPSGTWRDLPDRPSQARDFSPKDSPTKKPPQHHRGTQTKAEAAQPTIKNDASQQTNYGVAVLDKEIIQLSEYLKEALQRELVLKQKMVILQDLLSTLIRASDSSWKGQLNEDKLKGKLRSLENQLYTCTQNYPPWGMKKVLLEMEDQKNNYEQKAKESLQKVLEEKMSAEQQLQSTQRSLALAEQKCEEWRSQYEALKEDWRNLGAQHRELESQLHVLQSKLQGADSRDLQMNQALRFLENEHQELQAKIEHLQGDRDLYSSDTLHLQDQLKRSEEEKLALVAQVQQLQGLLQNQSSQLQEQEKLLTKKVQRTAFGVRQPQ
- the TRAF3IP3 gene encoding TRAF3-interacting JNK-activating modulator isoform X3 translates to MISPDPRPSPRLARWAESYEAKCERRQETRESRRCRPNVTTCRQVGKARRLQQREQLQRARQQEFFRRRNLEVEEKGKAQSPRAKERGPSRRPGQPTDLKEPLSCAHRISCPRQQVSDTSSEIFHTQRHPPSGTWRDLPDRPSQARDFSPKDSPTKKPPQHHRGTQTKAEAAQPTIKNDASQQTNYGVAVLDKEIIQLSEYLKEALQRELVLKQKMVILQDLLSTLIRASDSSWKGQLNEDKLKGKLRSLENQLYTCTQNYPPWGMKKVLLEMEDQKNNYEQKAKESLQKVLEEKMSAEQQLQSTQRSLALAEQKCEEWRSQYEALKEDWRNLGAQHRELESQLHVLQSKLQGADSRDLQMNQALRFLENEHQELQAKIEHLQGDRDLYSSDTLHLQDQLKRSEEEKLALVAQVQQLQGLLQNQSSQLQEQEKLLTKKVIGPCLRGVDLTIMRIWLLF